A single Rhizobium sp. NRK18 DNA region contains:
- a CDS encoding TRAP transporter large permease, with amino-acid sequence MIATTLVLLLVLIGISIPVGAALGVLGLILDPLYSMLPLTRGLGEIAWSTNNDFLTVAIPLFILLGEILLRAGFAERMYSAMSLWLAWLPGGLMHANIGASALFAATSGSSVATAATVGTVAVPQIKRHGYNEPLFLGSLAAGGTLGILIPPSINMVLYGVLTNTSVPKLYLAGILPGLLLTLLFMLIIICGCLAVPAWGGKRITGAWRERLISLKHLGPPLGIFLLVVGSIYAGVATPTEAAALGVLGALILAACFRKLTFPMLGEAIEGTMKSTAMIMLIILAAAFLNFVMSAAGITDAITGSITGLGLSPLQMLFVIIIFYLVLGCFMESLSMMITTIPIVTPIMFQLGYDPIWVGVLIIILVEAALITPPVGLNLFVVHSLRKSGNMAPVIKGSLPFVGAMALLILLLAVFPSIVLYLPSLSN; translated from the coding sequence ATGATCGCGACCACCCTCGTCCTCCTGCTGGTACTGATCGGCATTTCCATTCCCGTTGGTGCCGCCCTTGGCGTGCTCGGCCTGATCCTCGACCCGCTCTATTCCATGCTGCCGCTGACGCGCGGCTTGGGCGAGATCGCCTGGAGCACCAACAACGACTTTCTCACGGTCGCCATCCCGCTCTTCATCCTGCTTGGCGAAATCTTGCTGCGCGCCGGCTTTGCCGAGAGAATGTATTCGGCGATGAGCCTGTGGCTCGCCTGGCTTCCGGGTGGCCTGATGCACGCCAATATCGGCGCGTCGGCGCTCTTCGCCGCAACATCGGGCTCAAGCGTTGCAACCGCAGCCACGGTCGGCACGGTCGCCGTGCCCCAAATCAAGCGACATGGCTATAACGAGCCGCTGTTTCTCGGTTCGCTTGCCGCCGGAGGAACGCTTGGCATATTGATCCCGCCGTCGATCAACATGGTCCTCTACGGCGTACTGACCAACACGTCCGTGCCAAAGCTCTACCTTGCAGGCATCCTGCCTGGACTGCTGCTGACGCTCCTGTTCATGCTGATCATCATTTGCGGCTGCCTGGCCGTGCCGGCCTGGGGCGGCAAACGCATCACCGGAGCCTGGCGCGAGCGCCTGATCAGCCTGAAGCATCTCGGCCCGCCACTCGGCATCTTTCTGCTCGTGGTCGGCTCCATCTACGCCGGTGTGGCAACGCCGACGGAAGCCGCCGCTCTGGGTGTGCTCGGAGCGCTGATCCTGGCCGCCTGCTTTAGAAAACTGACTTTCCCGATGCTCGGAGAGGCGATCGAAGGCACGATGAAGTCCACGGCGATGATCATGCTGATCATTCTCGCCGCCGCCTTCCTCAACTTTGTCATGTCGGCTGCCGGGATCACCGACGCCATCACAGGCTCGATCACCGGCCTCGGCCTGTCGCCGCTGCAGATGCTCTTCGTCATCATCATTTTCTATCTCGTGCTCGGCTGCTTCATGGAATCGCTTTCCATGATGATCACGACAATTCCGATCGTCACCCCGATCATGTTCCAACTTGGCTACGACCCGATCTGGGTCGGGGTCCTCATCATCATCCTGGTGGAAGCCGCACTGATCACGCCTCCCGTGGGCCTCAACCTCTTCGTCGTTCACAGCCTGCGCAAGAGTGGCAACATGGCGCCCGTCATCAAGGGCAGCCTGCCCTTCGTTGGCGCCATGGCCCTGCTGATCCTGCTGCTGGCAGTCTTCCCTTCCATCGTCCTCTATCTCCCAAGCCTTTCAAACTGA
- a CDS encoding DUF2848 domain-containing protein, with amino-acid sequence MKLHFTIESKNGASNIDVDIDNLVVAGWAGRDRASIEHHIEELAALGVPRPSAVPLFYRVSESLAFQGDHIQVVGAETSGEVETFVFTKDGKMYVSLASDHTDRKLEATGVALSKQICAKPIATTAWPFDEVADHWDSLIVRSFIVEGGQQVTYQEGALSSLRKPAELIAGYTGGSSLLPEGTGMICGTVGAIGGIRPSRNLTLELFDPVLNRSIRHDYVTEVLPEVA; translated from the coding sequence ATGAAACTGCACTTCACCATCGAAAGCAAAAACGGCGCTTCCAACATTGATGTCGATATCGACAATCTTGTCGTCGCCGGCTGGGCTGGCCGCGACCGCGCCTCCATCGAGCATCATATCGAGGAACTGGCCGCGCTCGGCGTGCCGCGCCCTTCGGCCGTGCCGCTGTTCTACAGGGTCTCCGAAAGTCTTGCCTTCCAGGGTGACCATATTCAGGTTGTCGGCGCGGAAACCTCCGGTGAGGTGGAAACCTTTGTGTTCACGAAGGATGGCAAGATGTATGTCTCACTCGCCTCCGACCATACGGACCGCAAGCTCGAGGCAACGGGCGTGGCCCTGTCGAAGCAGATCTGCGCCAAGCCCATCGCGACCACCGCCTGGCCCTTCGACGAGGTGGCCGATCACTGGGACAGCCTGATCGTTCGCTCCTTCATCGTCGAAGGCGGCCAGCAGGTAACGTATCAGGAAGGTGCGCTTTCATCGCTTCGCAAGCCCGCGGAATTGATTGCCGGCTATACCGGCGGCAGCAGCCTTCTGCCGGAAGGTACGGGCATGATCTGCGGAACGGTTGGCGCCATCGGTGGCATCCGACCGTCCCGCAACCTGACGCTGGAACTGTTCGACCCGGTGCTCAACCGTTCGATCCGGCACGACTACGTCACCGAGGTTCTGCCGGAGGTCGCATGA
- a CDS encoding amidase, whose translation MMALESTIADAAAALSSGAASAKSLVETAIARMDDPSGEGKRTFIRRNDDRARGLASASDAIRAAGHSRSPIEGLPISVKDLFDLKGETTLAGSIALKGAAPAARDAAVIRRLIAAGAVITGTTNMSEFAFSGLGLNPHYDTPRNPFDRATGRIPGGSSSGAAISVSDGMAVAAIGTDTGGSIRIPPALCGLTGFKPTASRIDREGAIPLSTTLDSIGPIARSVACCAILDAIMAGENPQDLPQALPIRGLRLAVPQTVVLSDMDAHVAKAFEAAVSRLSSAGAVIVDLPLEEFAEIASIYSGGTIVAAEAYHWHRELIEKAGDRYDQRVRQRIMTGKAQSASGYLSLIEARANWKRRVERQIAGFDALIMPTVPTIAPEIEPLVRDEARFFAVNGLMLRNPSVINFLDGCALSVPCHEPGTAPVGLMIAGAAFADRHVLAAGLAIESALSRD comes from the coding sequence ATGATGGCACTAGAAAGCACCATTGCGGATGCAGCGGCCGCATTATCGTCAGGAGCGGCAAGCGCGAAAAGCCTGGTGGAGACTGCAATCGCCCGGATGGACGACCCGTCAGGCGAAGGCAAGCGCACCTTCATTCGGCGCAACGACGACCGTGCTCGTGGACTTGCGTCAGCATCGGACGCGATCCGCGCCGCCGGCCACTCTCGCTCTCCAATCGAAGGCCTGCCGATATCGGTAAAGGACCTCTTCGATCTCAAAGGCGAAACGACGCTTGCAGGCAGCATCGCCCTGAAGGGCGCGGCCCCCGCCGCCAGGGACGCAGCCGTGATCCGACGGCTGATCGCCGCCGGCGCCGTCATTACCGGCACCACGAATATGAGCGAGTTCGCATTCTCGGGGCTGGGCCTCAACCCACATTACGATACACCGCGCAATCCCTTCGATCGAGCAACAGGGCGCATCCCTGGCGGTTCGTCCTCCGGCGCGGCGATCTCTGTCAGCGACGGTATGGCGGTCGCCGCCATAGGAACAGATACCGGGGGGTCGATCCGCATTCCGCCGGCGCTGTGCGGCCTGACCGGCTTCAAGCCGACAGCAAGCCGCATCGACCGGGAAGGTGCAATTCCATTGTCGACCACGCTCGACTCGATCGGCCCGATCGCGCGCAGTGTGGCCTGCTGTGCCATTCTCGACGCGATCATGGCGGGAGAAAACCCGCAGGACCTGCCGCAGGCGCTTCCGATCAGGGGACTGCGCCTTGCCGTTCCGCAGACGGTCGTGCTCTCCGACATGGATGCACATGTCGCAAAGGCCTTCGAGGCAGCCGTCAGTCGTCTTTCCTCCGCCGGAGCCGTCATCGTCGACCTGCCGCTTGAAGAGTTCGCGGAGATCGCATCGATCTACTCGGGTGGCACCATCGTTGCCGCGGAAGCCTATCATTGGCACCGGGAGCTGATCGAGAAGGCAGGCGATCGTTATGACCAGCGTGTGCGCCAGCGCATCATGACAGGCAAAGCGCAGTCGGCCAGTGGCTATCTCTCCCTGATCGAAGCTCGGGCGAACTGGAAGAGACGTGTGGAAAGACAGATCGCAGGCTTTGACGCGCTGATCATGCCGACAGTGCCGACAATCGCCCCCGAGATCGAACCGTTGGTCCGCGACGAGGCAAGATTTTTCGCGGTGAACGGGCTGATGCTGCGCAATCCGAGTGTCATCAATTTTCTGGACGGCTGTGCCTTGTCGGTTCCCTGCCATGAGCCTGGAACTGCGCCTGTCGGCTTGATGATTGCTGGGGCGGCCTTTGCCGACCGGCATGTTCTAGCGGCAGGACTTGCCATCGAAAGCGCATTGTCGAGAGACTGA
- a CDS encoding putative hydro-lyase has product MSNDFATAAHAVRLDARTRRLTGPTANLAPGHVQANLAILPKSLAYDFLLFCQRNPKPCPLLGVSDPGDYMIGPLGHDLDIRSDVPRYRVWREGHLVDEPEDIETVWRDDLVTFAIGCSFSFEEALLAAGVPVRHIEENTNVPMYRTSLQTNPAGVFSGPLVVSMRPMTPADAIRAVQITGRLPSVHGAPVHIGDPGDIGIADIAKPDYGDAVTVREGEIPVFWACGVTPQAAIVRAKPEFSITHAPGHMLVTDLVNADLAV; this is encoded by the coding sequence ATGAGCAACGATTTTGCGACGGCCGCGCATGCGGTCCGCCTTGATGCGCGCACACGCCGGTTGACTGGCCCGACGGCCAATCTGGCACCCGGTCATGTGCAGGCAAATCTCGCGATCCTGCCGAAGAGCCTTGCCTATGATTTCCTGCTCTTCTGCCAGCGCAATCCGAAGCCGTGCCCGCTGCTGGGTGTCTCGGACCCAGGCGACTACATGATCGGCCCGCTCGGCCACGACCTCGATATTCGCTCAGACGTGCCGCGCTATCGCGTCTGGCGAGAAGGTCATCTCGTCGACGAGCCGGAAGACATCGAGACGGTCTGGCGCGACGACCTCGTCACATTCGCGATCGGCTGTTCGTTCTCGTTTGAAGAGGCCCTCCTGGCTGCCGGCGTGCCTGTGCGGCATATCGAGGAAAACACAAACGTGCCGATGTACCGCACGTCGCTGCAAACCAATCCGGCCGGTGTATTTTCAGGCCCGCTTGTCGTCTCCATGCGGCCGATGACGCCGGCCGATGCCATCCGCGCCGTCCAGATCACCGGACGTCTGCCATCGGTGCATGGCGCGCCCGTCCACATAGGTGATCCCGGCGACATCGGCATTGCCGACATCGCGAAACCGGACTACGGCGACGCGGTAACTGTCCGCGAGGGCGAAATCCCGGTCTTCTGGGCCTGCGGAGTGACCCCACAGGCGGCGATCGTCAGGGCCAAGCCCGAATTCTCGATCACTCACGCTCCAGGGCACATGCTGGTAACCGACTTGGTCAATGCAGATCTTGCGGTCTAA
- a CDS encoding gluconokinase encodes MADLTVPLHIVVMGVSGCGKSSVARRIADHLNVPFIEGDDLHSPASIERMSRGLPLNDDMRWPWLDRIASALGERPGGAVASCSALKRSYRERLAKDCPLFFLHLDVGRDVLISRMTAREHFMPVSLLENQLQTLEPLAPEELGVTVLGSMPFDQLSCKVLSILEAWTDQLKTSVGNPSHPGASNVSDNATTDEF; translated from the coding sequence ATGGCTGACCTGACCGTGCCCTTGCACATCGTTGTCATGGGGGTCAGTGGCTGCGGCAAGTCATCGGTCGCAAGGCGCATTGCCGATCATCTGAACGTGCCCTTCATTGAAGGCGATGATCTGCATTCGCCGGCCAGCATCGAGCGAATGAGCCGTGGCCTGCCTCTCAACGATGACATGCGCTGGCCCTGGCTGGACAGGATCGCCAGCGCATTGGGTGAACGTCCCGGTGGGGCCGTGGCATCCTGCTCAGCCCTCAAGCGGTCCTATCGGGAGAGGCTGGCAAAGGATTGCCCTCTCTTTTTCCTCCATCTCGATGTCGGCAGGGATGTCTTGATCAGCCGGATGACGGCCAGGGAGCATTTCATGCCGGTTTCGCTTCTGGAGAACCAGCTGCAGACGCTTGAACCGCTGGCGCCGGAAGAGCTGGGGGTGACCGTACTCGGCTCCATGCCATTCGATCAACTCAGTTGCAAAGTGCTTTCCATTCTAGAAGCTTGGACGGATCAGCTGAAAACTTCAGTCGGCAACCCCAGTCATCCCGGGGCCTCGAACGTTTCAGACAATGCGACGACAGACGAATTTTAG
- a CDS encoding TRAP transporter large permease, whose translation MSLTLVALFAVLAIVDVPLSVALGLASAVTLWWFDLPLSMITQSMATSINSFLLIAVPLFILAGQIMERGGLSERIFDAAEALVGRLPGGVGHVNIASSFVFGGISGSSVADIASLGPITIRSMTSRGYPKPYAAALTLITSTLATLVPPSILVIVAAASAGQSVGAALAGGLGPGVLLAVSLAIYNTIISRRKGYGTITAFDMRKSARALFRALPSVGAPVIILTGMFSGIVTPTEAAGLAVFYTLLVAGILHREIGLRDVLELAVASGRLAGSVLLILMVANAATFVFTVDLLPQKASGFLSMFGGSTFMTLMLMGLIFIIVGMLMDIVAAALMLIPVLMPAAVAAGVDPLHFLVYMVACLAVGLATPPVGTCLFATAYVSGVPTPKLVAASLPFYAVNAVVLVLVAAFPQIVMWPVEWLT comes from the coding sequence ATGAGCCTCACTCTCGTCGCGCTCTTTGCCGTGCTGGCTATTGTCGACGTTCCCTTGTCGGTCGCCCTCGGGCTCGCCTCCGCCGTAACGCTCTGGTGGTTCGACCTGCCATTGTCGATGATCACGCAGTCGATGGCGACGTCCATCAACTCGTTCCTCCTGATTGCGGTGCCGCTGTTCATTCTGGCGGGCCAGATCATGGAGCGGGGCGGCTTGTCCGAACGCATCTTCGATGCGGCCGAGGCGCTCGTCGGCAGGCTTCCCGGTGGCGTCGGCCATGTCAATATTGCCTCCAGTTTCGTGTTTGGCGGCATTTCCGGATCGTCCGTCGCCGATATCGCCAGTCTCGGACCGATCACGATCCGGTCCATGACGTCGCGCGGATATCCGAAGCCCTATGCGGCGGCGCTGACGCTCATTACCTCGACACTGGCGACGCTTGTTCCGCCATCGATCCTCGTCATCGTCGCGGCAGCTTCGGCCGGCCAGTCGGTCGGCGCTGCCCTGGCCGGGGGGCTCGGGCCCGGCGTTCTGCTCGCTGTCTCGCTGGCGATCTACAACACGATCATTTCGCGCCGGAAGGGGTATGGGACGATTACGGCCTTCGACATGCGCAAGTCGGCCCGGGCGCTCTTCAGGGCGCTGCCCTCCGTGGGCGCTCCGGTGATCATCCTGACCGGCATGTTTTCCGGCATCGTGACGCCGACTGAAGCTGCCGGCCTCGCCGTGTTCTACACGCTCCTCGTGGCCGGGATCCTGCATCGCGAGATCGGCTTGCGGGACGTGCTCGAACTGGCAGTCGCGTCCGGCAGGCTTGCCGGCTCGGTGCTGTTGATCCTGATGGTGGCAAATGCCGCGACCTTCGTCTTCACGGTCGATCTCTTGCCGCAGAAGGCCTCCGGCTTCCTGTCGATGTTCGGCGGCTCCACTTTCATGACGCTGATGCTGATGGGGTTGATCTTCATCATCGTCGGCATGCTGATGGATATCGTCGCGGCGGCGTTGATGCTGATCCCTGTGCTCATGCCGGCCGCAGTTGCGGCGGGTGTCGATCCCCTGCATTTCCTGGTCTACATGGTTGCCTGCCTGGCTGTCGGTCTGGCAACGCCGCCGGTCGGCACGTGCCTGTTCGCGACCGCCTATGTCTCGGGCGTTCCGACGCCGAAGCTCGTCGCTGCGTCGCTGCCGTTCTACGCGGTCAACGCCGTCGTGCTGGTGCTGGTGGCCGCCTTTCCGCAGATCGTCATGTGGCCCGTAGAATGGCTGACCTGA
- a CDS encoding TRAP transporter small permease, translating into MQLLDKIIWRVVDLIILIAVISMVLLITLQVGSRLFGHSLAWTEELSRFLFIWTVWLGLAAGFRSGQHPALNFLVNLIPARLLVAYRLIPALSAMILFSIVTWQGWQLLVQQIRFGELSPILQVGMWITTLPLVMGSFLAIVGTAVNAFTADPLSDPTVAQLTSHEGLSQ; encoded by the coding sequence ATGCAGCTTCTCGATAAGATCATCTGGCGCGTCGTCGACCTGATAATCCTGATAGCGGTGATCAGCATGGTCCTGCTGATCACGCTTCAGGTCGGGTCCCGCCTTTTCGGACATTCGCTTGCCTGGACGGAAGAACTGTCCCGCTTCCTGTTCATCTGGACGGTGTGGCTGGGTCTCGCCGCAGGCTTTCGCAGCGGGCAGCACCCGGCTCTCAATTTTCTCGTCAACCTGATCCCGGCCCGGCTTCTAGTCGCCTACCGGCTGATCCCGGCGCTGAGCGCGATGATCCTCTTCAGCATCGTGACCTGGCAGGGCTGGCAGTTGCTGGTTCAGCAGATCCGCTTCGGCGAGCTCTCGCCGATCCTGCAGGTCGGCATGTGGATTACGACGCTGCCGCTGGTGATGGGATCCTTTCTGGCGATTGTCGGCACGGCGGTGAACGCCTTTACAGCCGACCCGCTGTCCGACCCGACCGTCGCGCAACTCACGTCCCATGAAGGATTGAGCCAATGA
- a CDS encoding DctP family TRAP transporter solute-binding subunit, producing MKKTLELTRRGVVKGLTAAALLAASCSFAVPAFAQTSLRLAVPDPAESSVGRAATRFAELVNEKTKGEVTFQVFPDGVLFGKDQNAAINQLGSGALDGLILASSVYASFEPKMNAISLPYLFANYDQLKAYLAGAPGQELLQSIERMNIKGLGFFLRTFRDVTARDRVITKAEDFKGLTLRTPNNPLFVKLFQALGANPTPMAFSEVYSALQLKAIDGQENPVEVPYNNRFYEVQGQLNLTQHVADSFLLALSSAAWNKIPEQYHDAVQDAAKEMIVEHDANEIKQEEEIIGKLKEKGMQVNSFADGELAKVQEIARGIYGDFKDQIGADFMQTSIDFVKSN from the coding sequence ATGAAGAAGACACTCGAACTGACACGCCGTGGCGTTGTGAAGGGCCTGACTGCGGCAGCATTGCTTGCCGCAAGCTGCAGCTTCGCCGTTCCGGCATTCGCCCAGACGTCGCTGCGTCTTGCGGTTCCGGATCCGGCCGAGAGTTCGGTTGGCCGTGCAGCAACGCGATTTGCCGAACTCGTCAACGAGAAGACCAAAGGCGAAGTCACGTTCCAGGTATTTCCGGATGGCGTGCTGTTCGGCAAGGATCAGAATGCCGCGATCAACCAGCTCGGCTCCGGCGCGCTTGATGGCCTGATCCTCGCATCGTCGGTCTATGCATCCTTCGAACCGAAGATGAACGCGATCTCGCTTCCGTATCTTTTTGCCAACTACGACCAGCTCAAGGCTTATCTTGCCGGCGCGCCGGGGCAGGAGCTGCTGCAGTCCATCGAGCGCATGAACATCAAGGGACTCGGCTTCTTCCTGCGCACCTTCCGTGATGTGACGGCCCGCGACCGGGTGATCACCAAGGCGGAGGATTTCAAGGGTCTGACCCTGCGCACGCCGAACAATCCACTGTTCGTAAAGCTCTTCCAGGCGCTCGGCGCCAATCCCACGCCGATGGCCTTCTCGGAGGTTTATTCCGCTCTGCAGCTGAAGGCGATCGACGGTCAGGAAAACCCTGTCGAGGTGCCGTACAACAACCGCTTCTACGAAGTGCAGGGACAGCTCAATCTGACGCAGCACGTGGCCGACAGCTTCCTGCTGGCCCTGTCGTCGGCGGCATGGAACAAGATCCCCGAGCAGTATCATGACGCCGTTCAGGACGCGGCGAAAGAGATGATCGTCGAGCACGACGCCAACGAGATCAAGCAGGAAGAAGAGATCATCGGCAAGCTGAAGGAAAAAGGCATGCAGGTGAACTCGTTCGCCGACGGCGAGCTGGCGAAGGTGCAGGAGATCGCCCGAGGCATCTATGGCGACTTCAAGGATCAGATCGGCGCAGATTTTATGCAGACGAGCATCGACTTCGTGAAGTCCAACTGA
- a CDS encoding NAD(P)-dependent oxidoreductase has protein sequence MSRGKVAVLGTGLMGAPMAANLLAAGFEVTVWNRSKEKAGSLASRGAGLAGTPARAVADADTVIVMLSSGPVCEEVLFGEHDAAAAMRKGAMLIVMSSIGMEEAQSLAAKAGAIGLRWLDAPVSGGTPAAAAGTLSIMVGGEIDDVRKANPVLSAMGRVVHIGPAGTGALAKLVNQLLVASTIVAVSEALLMAEKGGADPAKVREALLGGFAFSRILELHGQRIISANFEPGGPAKYQVKDTKAALEVAEKLDLDLPVLRLADELFSSLVDHGGGDLDHSALFLELKRRNGVLPAGSALRN, from the coding sequence ATGAGCAGGGGCAAGGTCGCCGTGCTAGGAACGGGGCTCATGGGGGCCCCCATGGCCGCCAATCTTCTGGCAGCCGGCTTCGAGGTCACGGTCTGGAACCGAAGCAAGGAAAAGGCCGGATCCCTGGCTTCCAGGGGTGCGGGACTTGCCGGCACTCCGGCAAGGGCCGTTGCCGACGCGGATACCGTGATCGTCATGCTGTCGTCGGGGCCCGTCTGCGAAGAAGTGCTGTTCGGCGAGCATGATGCCGCTGCGGCGATGAGGAAGGGCGCGATGCTGATCGTCATGTCGTCTATCGGCATGGAAGAGGCGCAGTCCCTTGCCGCCAAGGCGGGTGCGATCGGCCTGCGATGGCTGGATGCCCCGGTTTCGGGCGGGACACCGGCGGCCGCTGCCGGCACCCTGTCGATCATGGTCGGCGGCGAGATCGATGATGTTCGCAAAGCCAATCCCGTGCTTTCGGCGATGGGGCGCGTGGTCCATATCGGACCGGCCGGCACAGGTGCACTGGCAAAGCTCGTTAATCAGCTTCTTGTCGCCAGTACGATCGTTGCCGTTTCGGAAGCATTGCTCATGGCGGAAAAAGGCGGCGCCGATCCTGCGAAAGTCAGGGAAGCCCTGCTCGGCGGATTTGCCTTCTCGCGGATACTCGAGCTGCACGGCCAGAGAATCATTTCGGCAAACTTCGAACCGGGTGGTCCGGCGAAGTATCAGGTCAAGGACACGAAGGCAGCGCTTGAGGTGGCCGAGAAGCTCGATCTCGACCTGCCGGTCCTGAGACTGGCGGATGAGCTTTTCTCGTCGCTTGTCGACCACGGCGGCGGCGACCTCGATCATTCCGCGCTCTTTCTTGAGCTGAAACGTCGCAATGGCGTTTTGCCGGCAGGCAGTGCCTTGCGGAACTGA
- a CDS encoding putative quinol monooxygenase, with amino-acid sequence MSYVVLPQFDVTAENLEAFLEAARDDATNSVALEPGCHQFDVFVDRNVSPVKVMFYEVYESRAAFEAHLETPHLARFRQALTLVSEGPVGFFERVAP; translated from the coding sequence ATGAGCTATGTCGTCCTGCCGCAATTCGACGTGACGGCTGAAAACCTGGAGGCCTTTCTGGAGGCCGCCAGGGACGACGCCACCAACTCCGTCGCCCTGGAGCCCGGGTGCCATCAGTTCGACGTGTTCGTCGATCGCAATGTCTCCCCCGTCAAGGTGATGTTCTACGAGGTTTATGAAAGCCGTGCGGCCTTTGAGGCTCATCTTGAGACGCCGCATCTTGCGCGCTTCCGCCAGGCCTTGACCCTGGTGAGCGAGGGGCCGGTCGGCTTTTTCGAACGGGTTGCCCCATGA
- a CDS encoding NAD(P)H-dependent oxidoreductase, with translation MNLSSMLAARHAEGRPIRVGLIGAGKFGSMVLAQARKIAGYHIVGVADLDAGKARASLARTGWQPEEYGATSFADAMDTGKTFVTEDAAALCAFDGIECIIEATGHPIAGTRHALMAIEGMKHIVMVNVEADVMCGPILAAKARAKGLVYSMAYGDQPAFICELVDWVRSCGFELISAGKGMNFEPRYRYSTPDTVWGFFGWTEEEVAKGDFNPKMYNSFTDGTKAAIEMAAVANGTGLDCPDDGLAFYPSGLQDLASVFKPASDGGRMPKAGLVDIAASQEPDGREVLNNIRYGMFVTFKAPDAYTRDCFKQYGLLTDKSGWYGSMWRPFHLIGLETSVSVLSAVLRGEPTGSSKEYRGDAVAAAKGDFKAGDMLDGEGGYAVWAKAIPASISSEVDALPIGLAHNVKLKNPIKRDQVVRMSDVELVDDLDVVELRREQVKTMGPKSEKAA, from the coding sequence ATGAACCTCTCATCGATGCTTGCTGCCCGTCATGCCGAAGGCCGTCCCATTCGCGTCGGTCTTATCGGGGCAGGCAAGTTCGGCTCCATGGTCCTGGCGCAGGCACGCAAGATTGCCGGCTATCATATCGTCGGCGTGGCGGATCTCGACGCCGGCAAGGCCCGCGCGTCGCTGGCGCGGACCGGCTGGCAGCCGGAGGAGTACGGCGCGACGTCCTTTGCCGATGCGATGGACACCGGCAAGACCTTCGTCACCGAAGATGCGGCCGCTCTTTGCGCCTTTGACGGCATCGAATGCATCATCGAGGCGACCGGCCATCCGATCGCCGGTACCCGACACGCCCTGATGGCGATCGAAGGCATGAAGCATATCGTCATGGTCAACGTCGAGGCTGACGTGATGTGCGGACCGATCCTGGCCGCCAAGGCGCGTGCCAAGGGCCTCGTCTATTCGATGGCCTATGGCGACCAGCCGGCCTTCATCTGCGAACTGGTCGACTGGGTGCGCTCCTGCGGCTTCGAGCTTATCTCGGCCGGCAAGGGCATGAACTTCGAACCGCGGTACCGCTATTCGACGCCGGACACGGTCTGGGGCTTTTTCGGCTGGACCGAGGAAGAGGTTGCCAAGGGTGACTTCAATCCGAAAATGTACAACTCGTTCACCGATGGCACCAAGGCCGCGATCGAGATGGCTGCCGTTGCCAATGGCACCGGCCTGGATTGCCCGGATGACGGATTGGCGTTCTATCCCTCCGGTCTGCAGGATCTGGCGTCCGTCTTCAAGCCGGCCTCCGACGGTGGCCGCATGCCGAAGGCAGGGCTTGTCGACATTGCCGCGAGCCAGGAGCCGGACGGCCGTGAGGTGCTCAACAACATCCGCTACGGCATGTTCGTCACCTTCAAGGCGCCCGATGCCTACACGCGCGACTGCTTCAAGCAGTACGGACTGCTGACCGACAAGTCTGGCTGGTATGGCTCGATGTGGCGGCCGTTCCACCTGATCGGCCTGGAAACCTCCGTATCGGTTCTTTCCGCGGTCCTGCGCGGCGAGCCGACCGGCTCCTCCAAGGAATATCGCGGTGACGCCGTTGCCGCAGCCAAGGGTGACTTCAAGGCCGGCGACATGCTGGACGGCGAGGGCGGCTATGCCGTCTGGGCGAAGGCGATCCCCGCAAGCATTTCCAGCGAGGTCGACGCCCTGCCGATCGGACTTGCACACAACGTCAAGCTGAAGAACCCGATCAAGCGTGACCAGGTCGTGCGGATGTCGGATGTCGAACTGGTCGATGATCTCGACGTGGTCGAACTGCGGCGCGAACAGGTCAAGACCATGGGACCGAAGTCGGAGAAGGCGGCATGA